CAGCGTTTTCCTCCAGGCCCCCAACCGCGACGAGGGTGAGCCCGATGTCTTTCCGTCCCGACGATACGCAGGGCAGCGGGCCGCATGAGGGTCCGCATGAGGGGAAGCCGGCGCCGCTTCCCCGCCCGCCCGACGTTCATTTCGACGCCGCCCTGCATCTGCGCCTGCTGCTGCGCGTTGACCGCACCGAGACCATCCGGCGCGCCCTGCGCGGGGCGATCCGCGGCGGGGACCGGGTTCTCGACGCCGGTTGCGGCTCGGGCCTGCTGTCCTTCCTGGCGCTGGAGGCCGGTGCCGGGGAGGTGGTGGCGGTCGACCGCGACAATGTCGATCTGGCGCGCGATCTGGCGCGGGCCAACGGCCTGTCCGACCGCATCCGCTTCATCGAAGGCGACCTGAACGCGCTGGCGGAGGGGGGCGGCGACGGGAACGGGTTGGGGCGGTTCGATGCGCTGCTGGCCTTCATCTATGCCAATCACATCATCATCGACGAGCCGCGGTCGCGGCTGGTCTGCGCCCTGCGGCGGCGCTTCGGCGGCGACGGCTGCCGTATGGTGCCCGACCGCGTCCGCTACCTCGCCATTCCCTGCGACTGGCCGGGACTCGATCCGCGGACGGAGCTGGCCGATCTGCGACGGTCGGTCGAGGAGATCGAGACCCGCTATGGCCTGCGGCTCGGGCCGCTGCTCGACGCGGTTGCCGGGCAGATCGGCTTCGAGCGGTCGCGGCCGGACAATTCGGGCGATTACGGCTGGTCGCCGGGGGCCGGCAGCGGCGGCTACCGCCACCGGCGGGCGGGGCGCTTCCTCGGCGACCGGCATCTGGTCGCCGACATCCGTTATGGCGACGGGGCGGCGTTCGACCGGTTGCCATCCACCCTGACGCTGACGGCCGAAGCCGATGGGCTGCTGAACGCCGTGATGTGGGTGCAGGAATTGTGGTTCGGCGACATGCTGATCTGGGTGGCGGACTCTTTCAGCCCGGCCGAAAGTCCGCTGGCGGTGGCCGCCGGAAGCCGGGTGACGGTGCCGCTCGACGAGTCCTGGCGGAGGACCAACCGGATCAGGCCGTCGCGGTGAGGCGGCCTGGATAAGGTGTCACTCCGCCGTGTAGCCCTTGCGCCGCATGCACTGGGCGAAGATTTCCTTGCGGTAGCCATATTGCGGCGTTTCCGGCAGCGGGCGCAGCGGATATCCGCGCAGCCGCATGGCGCTGTCGACCTGCTCGTTGCATTCGTCAAAGGCGACGGTCGGCACGTCCGGGCTGGCCGTCCATTCGCGGTAGGAGGGCGGGCCGCCGCAGCCGGACAGCAGGGCCAGGACGGACAGGAGGGCCGGTACCGGCATCGCCGGTCCGATCCGCGGGCGGTCGCTGTTGGAACCGGTCATGGCGTGTCGCGCGCTCCTTTTTCGCCTCCGATTTGACGCTACCACGGCCGGGGCTTTCCGATCCATTTTCGCGCGCTATTTTCGGGAACGCGCTTTTTCGGCAACGCTGCGCGGCGGACATCGCAGGGGCACGAAAATCGCCGCCGGGAAAGCGACGCAATCTGGTAACACGATGCTGGCCCGCCGATCGGTGGCGGAAATGTCGTGGCTTCCGAAAGCGGTCTGGCGTCACGGACGGAGGGGAAAGGCGATGTCGGGGTTCGCGCGGCGGGCGCATGGTGGCGCCGCGATTGCGGCTGTGATGGTTGTGTCGGCTCTGACGGTGGGAACGCCCGGTTCGGCCAGGGCGGAAGCGTCGGTCGCCGACATCCAGTGGGCGCAGACCATCCTGAAGGACAAGGGCTATAACATCGGTGGCCGGGCCAAGGGCCAGATGACACCGGAAACCCGCTCCGCCCTCAGCGCCTATCAGAAGTCGGCCGGCCTGCCCGCCACCGGCAACCTCGATCAGGCCACCATCAACAAGATGATGAGCGAGCGCGAGAGCAAGGCCGCGCCGACCATGGGCAGCCTGTCCAAGAGCCAGGTCGGTCAGACCCGCCACGAGAAGGAGGTCGCACCGCGCGCGGCCCCGACCGGCCGGGTCGAATCCGGCAACGAGAGCGTCGGCGGAATGGCCGAATTCGGGGGCGCCCCGGTGTCGTCCTCCTCCTCCTCCTCCGCATCGTCTTCGGCCAGCCCAAGCGTACCCGCCGCGCGGCCGACAGCCTCCGCGCCGGCTTCGGGTGCGGCCACCTCCGGTTCCGCGCCGCGCCCGTCGGCCAGTGCGTCGGCCAGTTCGTCGGAGGGCCCTGTTCCCCAGGCGGCCCCCCGCGGGGCGGTGTCGGCGACCACGGCCGACGGCAAGCCGGCTCCGGTGGAGGAGCCGGCGGCGGTCGGAGCAGGCCCCGCGATCTGGCAATCCAACGCGGCGCGCGCCGGTGTCGCCGGGCTGATCGCGGCGACGCTGGGCGGCATCGGCTTCGCCTGGTGGCGCAGCGGACGGGGTGTCGATCCGCTCGGCCGGGCGCCGGCCGGCGACGATGACCGGCCGCGCGAGAACCGCGTCGAGCCGAGCTTCGGCTCCCCCCGCCGGCGGGAGGAGCTGACCACCGGACCACGGCTGGGTGCTGGGGCACGGCGGCGCTAGGCGCCGCCCGGCTTACCTCGGTTCCCGGTCACATCATCATCGGACAGCCGCCCCCGCCGCAGCCGCCGGGGACGCAGGCGGGGGTCGGAGCCGGCTGGGCCTTGCCGACGCGCGGCGCCATGATCGCCTTGGCGACCTCGGTGCCGCCACAGGACGGGCAGGGGATGCCGGCGGCCTTCTTCGCGTCGTAGTCGGCCATATTGTCGAACCACTGGTCGAAATCATGGCCGCAGGCGCAATGCAGGGCGTAGACGATCATTACGGAGCCTCGAAAAGCGGAATACCGACCGCTCTTCTAGCCAGGCCCGCGCCGCCTTGCCAGGATCTGCATCAATTGGCGAGGCCGGCGCCGCTTCGGTTCACAGCGCCTTGATCTGCATCTTGATCGGACCGTCCGCCCGGCCATGGACGAACTGGTCGACATAGGCGTTGCCGGAATTGTCGATATCGCGGGCGTGGCCGGTCCAGATGATCCGGCCCTGATAGATCATGGCGATGCGGTCGGCGATCTTGCGGGCCGAGGCCATGTCGTGGGTGATGGTGACGGCGGTGGCGCCGAGATCCTTCACGCACTGCACGATCAGCTCGTTGATGACGTCGGCCATGATCGGGTCGAGGCCGGTCGTCGGCTCGTCGAAGAAGATGATCTCCGGCTCGTCGGCGATGGCGCGGGCGAGGCCGACGCGCTTCTGCATGCCGCCCGACAGTTCGGCCGGCGACAGTTCGGCCACGTCGGGGCCGAGGCCGACGGCGCCCAGCTTGGCGACGGCGATCTCCTTGGCCTGGGCCCGCGGCATATGCTCGCCCTGGATCAGGCCGAAGGCGACATTCTCCCACACCGTCAGGCTGTCGAACAGGGCGGCGCCCTGGAACAGCATGCCGAACTTGTGCAGCAGCTTCTCGCGCTCGCGCGCGCGCAGCCGGGTCGTCTCGACGCCATCGACCTGGATCGAGCCGGAATCGGGGGACAGCAGGCCGAGGATGCTTTTCAGCATCACCGACTTGCCGGTGCCCGATCCGCCGATGACCACCAGCGACTCGCCCTTGGCGACCTCCAGGTCGATGCCGTTCAGCACCTTCTTCGGACCGAAATGCTTGGTGACGCCCTTGAGCGCGATCTTCGGGACAGAGGTCATGCGATGGCGCTCACTTGGTCGAGAAGAAGAGGCCGGTGATCAGGTAGTTCCACACCAGGATCATGATCGAGGCCGACACCACGGCGTTGGTGGTCGCAGCACCGACGCCCTGGGCGCCGCCCTTGGAGTGGTAGCCGTGGTAGCAGCCCATCAGCGCGATCAGGAAACCGAAGATCGCCGCCTTGACCAGACCGGAGATGACGTCGACCGGTTGCAGGAATTCCCAGGTGCGGTTGATGTAGCTGGCGGCGTTGAAGTCCAGCCGGTAGACGCCGACCAGGAAGCCGCCGAACACGCCGATGATGTCGGCGACGACCACCAGAAGCGGCACCATGGTCAGCCCGGCGATCAGGCGCGGCGCCACCAGATATTTGTAGGGGTTGGTCGACAGGGTCGACAGCGCGTCGATCTGCTCGGTCACCCGCATGGTGCCGATCTCCGCCGCCATGGCGGCGCCGATGCGTCCCGCCACCATCAGGCCGGCCAGCACCGGCCCCAATTCGCGCGTGATCGACAGCACGACGACGGTGGCGATGGCGCCCTCCGCCTGGAAGCGGGAGAAGCCGCTGTAGCTTTGCAGGGCCAGCACCATGCCGGTGAACAGCGCCGTCAGCCCGACCACCGGCAGCGAGTAATAGCCGATGTCGATCATCTGCCGCAGGATCTGGCGTGGATAGAGCGGCGGGCGCACGCAGTGCGACAGGGCGGATCCGGTGAACAGGGCGAGGCGGCCGGTCGCTTCCAGGAAGATCAGGAAGGCCCGGCCGGTGGCGGCGAGGAAACCCATCAGTCGGCCCGCATCCTTGGTTTGAATCTCATTTGGGCGAAGCGGTCATAGCACCGATGAGCGTCGCGGTCATCCTTGGACTTCGCGGGGGACTTCGCAGGGGGAGGGGCGTGGCGTCGCCCCCTCCCGCCCCGGAAGAGGGACTTCAAAGTCACGCCCCGACATAAACCCGGTGATAGCGGCGGCCGAGCGAGGTCATGATCTCGTAGCCGATGGTGCCGGCCTCTTCCGCCACCCGGTCGACCGGGCGGTTGGGGCCGATCAGCTCGACCATCCGGCCGGCATGGGCCACCGACTCCGGCAGGCCGGTGACGTCGATGGTGATCAGGTCCATGGAGATGCGTCCGACGATCGGCGCGGCGACGCCGTCGACGAAGACATGCCCCTTGCCGCCGAGCGACCGCATGTAGCCGTCGGCATAGCCGATGCCGATGGTGGCGATCCGCACCGGGCCGGTGACTTTATGGGCGGCGGCATAGCCGACGGTCATCGGGGAGGCGCAGTTGCGCACCTGAAGCAGCCTCGCATCCAGCCGCACGGTGCCGCGCATCGGGTTGGGCAGTCGCGGCGTCGGGTTGACGCCGTAAAGGGCGCAGCCCGGCCGGGCGAGGTCGAAGTGATAATCCTTGCCATGGAAGATGCCCGACGAGTTGGCGAAGCTGGCCTTCGCCTTCGGCAGCCGGGCCAGGGCGTCGCGGAAACGGTCGAGCTGCTCGCCGTTCATCGGATTGTCGAAATCCTCGGCACAGGCGAGGTGGGTCATCCAATAGCGGACATCGATCCCCTCCAGCCATTCCGGATGGGCGGCGAGGTCGTCCAGCTCGTCGGGGCCGAGGCCCAGGCGGTTCATGCCGGTGTCGATGTGGACCACCGCCGGCAGAACCTCTCCCCGCGAGGCGGCGAAGGCCCGCCAGGAGGCGATCCCGCTCAGATGGTTCAACACCGGCAGGATGCGGTTGGCGAGGAACTCCCCTTCGCAGCCCGGCGGCATACCGCCCAGCGAGAAGACCTGGGCCTGGGGAGCCACCGGCTCCAGCGCCCGGCGGACGGCCAGCGCCTCCTCGAACTGGGCGACGACGAAGGTCCGGCAGCCGGCGGCGGCCAGCGCCGGCACTACCCGCGCGACCCCGAGGCCATAGGCGTCGGCCTTGACCACGGCGGAGCATTCGGCGGGGGCGACGCGGTCGCGCAGTTGGGCCCAGTTGGCGACAACGGCGCCCAGATCCACGGTGAGGAAGGAATCGGCGCGCGGGGTCAGGTCGCTCGTCACGTTGGTCACTCGTCGCTCTGGTGGTGTTGGTCGAGATCGCCGAACTTGGTGAACTGGCCGTCGAAGTAGAGACGGACGGTGCCGATCGGACCGTGACGCTGCTTGGCGATGATCACCTCGGCGGTGTTGTGCACCTCGCCCAGGCGCTGCTGCCAGCGCTGGTAACGGTCGTTGAACTTGTCGTCGCTCTCGTCGGGCCGGCGCGAGGGCTCGGCGCGCTCAAGATAATATTGTTCGCGGAAAACGAACATCACGACGTCGGCGTCCTGCTCGATCGAGCCCGATTCGCGCAGGTCGGCCAGTTGCGGGCGCTTGTCCTCGCGCAGCTCCACCGCGCGGCTCAGCTGCGACAGCGCCACCACCGGCACGTCCAGCTCCTTGGCGATGGCCTTCAGGCCGCGGGTGATCTCCGAGATTTCCTGCACCCGGTTCTCCGACCCGCGCGACGACGAGCCGCGCAGAAGCTGGAGGTAATCGACCACCACCATGCTGAGGCCGGACGTGCGCTTCAGCCGGCGGCAGCGCGTGCGCACCGCGGCGACCGACAGCGCCGGCGTGTCGTCGACATAAAAGGGGCAGCGGGCCAAATCCTGGCTGGCCTGGACGAATTTCGGGAAGTCGGTGTCGCGGATCTCGCCGCGGCGGATCTTGTCGCCCGGCACCTGCACCTCGTCGGCGAGGATACGGGTGGCGAGCTGTTCCGCCGACATTTCCAGCGAGAAGAAGCCGACGACGCCGCCTTCCTGGCCGGAGGAGCGCATGTGCGCCTTGGCGGCGTTGAAGGCGATGTTGGTGGCGAGCGCCGTCTTGCCCATCGACGGGCGTCCGGCGAGGATGATCAGGTCCGACGGGTGCAGGCCGCCCAGCTTGCGGTCGATGTCGATCAGGCCGGTGGTGACGCCGGTGACGTGGCTGGAGCGGCGGAAGGCCACCTCCGCCGTGGCGATGGCGTGCTTGACCGACTCGCCGAACGCCACGAAGCCGCCCTGGACGTCGCCGGTGGAGGCGAGATCGAACAGCTGCTTCTCCGCCTCGCCGATCTGGTCGAGCGCCGTGACGTCGAGGTCGTGGCGGTACGCCTCGTTCACCATGTCGGTGCCGACCTCGATCAGCTGCCGGCGGATGAACAGGTCGTGGATGGTCTTGCCGTAATCGGCGGCGTTCACCACCGTCACCACATTGGCCGCCAGCTCGGCCAGATAGGCGCTGCCGCCCTCCACCGCCAGTTCGGGGTCGTTGTCGAACAGCGACTTCAGCGTCACCGGATTGGCGATCTGGCCGCGGTCGATCATCTTGTTGATGGCGGCGAAGATGCGCTGGTGGGCCGGGTCGTAGAAATGCTCCGGCCGCAGGAACTCGCCGACCTTCTCATAGGCCTTGTTGTTGACCAGGATCGCGCCCAGCAGCGCCTGCTCCGCCTCCTCGTTGTTGGGGGGCGTGCGGTATTCCGCCGTCGGCTTGACCGCGGATGAGGGGCGGGGATCGAACAGCGAGGAGGTCTGGTTGCTCATGGCGGAACACAATAGCAGAAACGGAACGGGAACGCTCGGTGAAGGGCGGGGTGCTCTTCACAAAAGCTGTGCACAGAAGTTATCCACAGGCTGGGAAGTCCGGGGATAACCGCGGGAGGGGCCTGATATCGCCTCAAAGCTTCTTCGGTTGGGCCGGGTGGGCGGCGTCCGGCATCGCCTCCAGCGCCGCGAAGACGCCGTCGACATGATCGGCTACGCGGTAGAGGGTGGAGCGGTCGATACGGGCGAAGCCCTGGGCGACCATATGGTCGATCAGGCCGAGCAGCGGACGCCAATAGCCGTCGACGTCGGCGATGACGATCGGCTTGTCATGCAGCTGCAACTGTTTCCAGGTCAGGATCTCGAAGGCCTCGTCCAGCGTGCCCAGGCCGCCTGGCAGGATGACGAAGGCGTCCGACCGCTCCACCATCATGCGCTTGCGGGTGTGCATGCTGTCGACGACATGCAGCTCGGTCAGGCCGGTGTGCTCCACCTCCGCCGACTGGATGTGTTCGGGGATGATGCCGACCACCTCGCCGCCGGCGGCGATGGCGGCATCCGCGGCGATGCCCATCAGCCCGACCCGCCCGCCGCCATAGACCATGCGGATGCCGCGCCGCGCCAGCCCGTCGCCCAGCGCGTGGGCGGCTTCCTTGTGGACATCGGCGACACGGGCGGAGGCGCCGCAATAGACGCAGACGGACGACAGGCTCTTCATCGCGGGTCAACCTTTCTCGCCACCGCCAGCCATCGGGAGCGGGGCCGTAAAAAATCCGGTCGAGGCCATGGAATATCGGGTGGGGGCGGCGCGTCAACAGCGGCACAGGCACCGTTAAGCCATGGCATCATCGGGAGGGAGACCACAT
Above is a window of Azospirillum sp. B510 DNA encoding:
- a CDS encoding 50S ribosomal protein L11 methyltransferase is translated as MSFRPDDTQGSGPHEGPHEGKPAPLPRPPDVHFDAALHLRLLLRVDRTETIRRALRGAIRGGDRVLDAGCGSGLLSFLALEAGAGEVVAVDRDNVDLARDLARANGLSDRIRFIEGDLNALAEGGGDGNGLGRFDALLAFIYANHIIIDEPRSRLVCALRRRFGGDGCRMVPDRVRYLAIPCDWPGLDPRTELADLRRSVEEIETRYGLRLGPLLDAVAGQIGFERSRPDNSGDYGWSPGAGSGGYRHRRAGRFLGDRHLVADIRYGDGAAFDRLPSTLTLTAEADGLLNAVMWVQELWFGDMLIWVADSFSPAESPLAVAAGSRVTVPLDESWRRTNRIRPSR
- a CDS encoding peptidoglycan-binding domain-containing protein — encoded protein: MVVSALTVGTPGSARAEASVADIQWAQTILKDKGYNIGGRAKGQMTPETRSALSAYQKSAGLPATGNLDQATINKMMSERESKAAPTMGSLSKSQVGQTRHEKEVAPRAAPTGRVESGNESVGGMAEFGGAPVSSSSSSSASSSASPSVPAARPTASAPASGAATSGSAPRPSASASASSSEGPVPQAAPRGAVSATTADGKPAPVEEPAAVGAGPAIWQSNAARAGVAGLIAATLGGIGFAWWRSGRGVDPLGRAPAGDDDRPRENRVEPSFGSPRRREELTTGPRLGAGARRR
- a CDS encoding DUF1178 family protein, encoding MIVYALHCACGHDFDQWFDNMADYDAKKAAGIPCPSCGGTEVAKAIMAPRVGKAQPAPTPACVPGGCGGGGCPMMM
- a CDS encoding ABC transporter ATP-binding protein encodes the protein MTSVPKIALKGVTKHFGPKKVLNGIDLEVAKGESLVVIGGSGTGKSVMLKSILGLLSPDSGSIQVDGVETTRLRAREREKLLHKFGMLFQGAALFDSLTVWENVAFGLIQGEHMPRAQAKEIAVAKLGAVGLGPDVAELSPAELSGGMQKRVGLARAIADEPEIIFFDEPTTGLDPIMADVINELIVQCVKDLGATAVTITHDMASARKIADRIAMIYQGRIIWTGHARDIDNSGNAYVDQFVHGRADGPIKMQIKAL
- a CDS encoding MlaE family ABC transporter permease — translated: MGFLAATGRAFLIFLEATGRLALFTGSALSHCVRPPLYPRQILRQMIDIGYYSLPVVGLTALFTGMVLALQSYSGFSRFQAEGAIATVVVLSITRELGPVLAGLMVAGRIGAAMAAEIGTMRVTEQIDALSTLSTNPYKYLVAPRLIAGLTMVPLLVVVADIIGVFGGFLVGVYRLDFNAASYINRTWEFLQPVDVISGLVKAAIFGFLIALMGCYHGYHSKGGAQGVGAATTNAVVSASIMILVWNYLITGLFFSTK
- the alr gene encoding alanine racemase gives rise to the protein MTNVTSDLTPRADSFLTVDLGAVVANWAQLRDRVAPAECSAVVKADAYGLGVARVVPALAAAGCRTFVVAQFEEALAVRRALEPVAPQAQVFSLGGMPPGCEGEFLANRILPVLNHLSGIASWRAFAASRGEVLPAVVHIDTGMNRLGLGPDELDDLAAHPEWLEGIDVRYWMTHLACAEDFDNPMNGEQLDRFRDALARLPKAKASFANSSGIFHGKDYHFDLARPGCALYGVNPTPRLPNPMRGTVRLDARLLQVRNCASPMTVGYAAAHKVTGPVRIATIGIGYADGYMRSLGGKGHVFVDGVAAPIVGRISMDLITIDVTGLPESVAHAGRMVELIGPNRPVDRVAEEAGTIGYEIMTSLGRRYHRVYVGA
- a CDS encoding replicative DNA helicase, translated to MSNQTSSLFDPRPSSAVKPTAEYRTPPNNEEAEQALLGAILVNNKAYEKVGEFLRPEHFYDPAHQRIFAAINKMIDRGQIANPVTLKSLFDNDPELAVEGGSAYLAELAANVVTVVNAADYGKTIHDLFIRRQLIEVGTDMVNEAYRHDLDVTALDQIGEAEKQLFDLASTGDVQGGFVAFGESVKHAIATAEVAFRRSSHVTGVTTGLIDIDRKLGGLHPSDLIILAGRPSMGKTALATNIAFNAAKAHMRSSGQEGGVVGFFSLEMSAEQLATRILADEVQVPGDKIRRGEIRDTDFPKFVQASQDLARCPFYVDDTPALSVAAVRTRCRRLKRTSGLSMVVVDYLQLLRGSSSRGSENRVQEISEITRGLKAIAKELDVPVVALSQLSRAVELREDKRPQLADLRESGSIEQDADVVMFVFREQYYLERAEPSRRPDESDDKFNDRYQRWQQRLGEVHNTAEVIIAKQRHGPIGTVRLYFDGQFTKFGDLDQHHQSDE
- a CDS encoding TIGR00730 family Rossman fold protein codes for the protein MKSLSSVCVYCGASARVADVHKEAAHALGDGLARRGIRMVYGGGRVGLMGIAADAAIAAGGEVVGIIPEHIQSAEVEHTGLTELHVVDSMHTRKRMMVERSDAFVILPGGLGTLDEAFEILTWKQLQLHDKPIVIADVDGYWRPLLGLIDHMVAQGFARIDRSTLYRVADHVDGVFAALEAMPDAAHPAQPKKL